In Geotalea uraniireducens, one genomic interval encodes:
- the lpxA gene encoding acyl-ACP--UDP-N-acetylglucosamine O-acyltransferase, producing MIDPTARISSTATIAPDAEIGPNVTIGDHSRVGSGTTIMANAVVGPWTTIGENNTIHFGAIVGHDPQDFGYKGEESYTIVGNGNIIREYATVHRGNRPGTKTVIGDNNFLMVQSHVAHNCEVGNNIILAGGALLAGHVVVEDRAIISGNCVVHQFVRIGRFAMMRGLSRTSRDVPPFCIMDDTHTVKALNLVGLRRNGFDQSRIRALKNAFKLLFLAGLNMQNALAEAERTLHITDDVRELLDFIKGAKRGVCFGRGVIVDVEEKE from the coding sequence ATGATCGATCCGACAGCACGCATCAGCTCCACCGCCACCATCGCTCCCGACGCCGAGATCGGCCCCAACGTGACCATCGGCGACCACTCCCGCGTCGGCAGCGGCACCACAATCATGGCCAATGCCGTTGTCGGCCCCTGGACCACCATCGGCGAGAACAACACCATCCATTTCGGTGCCATCGTCGGTCACGATCCCCAGGATTTCGGCTACAAGGGGGAGGAGAGCTACACGATCGTCGGCAACGGCAACATCATCCGCGAGTATGCGACCGTTCACCGGGGGAACCGGCCGGGGACGAAAACGGTGATCGGCGACAACAACTTCCTGATGGTCCAGTCCCACGTGGCGCACAACTGCGAGGTGGGAAACAATATCATCCTCGCCGGCGGGGCGCTTCTGGCTGGCCATGTGGTCGTGGAGGACCGGGCGATCATCTCCGGCAACTGTGTTGTCCACCAGTTCGTCCGGATCGGCCGGTTCGCGATGATGCGCGGGCTGTCCCGCACTTCGCGCGACGTGCCGCCGTTCTGCATCATGGACGATACCCATACTGTCAAGGCGCTCAACCTGGTGGGGCTGCGGCGGAACGGTTTCGACCAGTCGCGGATCAGGGCGCTCAAAAATGCCTTCAAGCTGCTCTTCCTGGCCGGGCTGAACATGCAGAATGCCCTGGCCGAAGCGGAGCGGACCCTGCATATTACCGATGACGTCCGCGAGCTGCTCGATTTCATCAAGGGCGCCAAACGGGGTGTCTGCTTCGGCCGCGGTGTGATCGTCGACGTCGAAGAAAAGGAGTAG
- the dnaB gene encoding replicative DNA helicase, with protein MSVVDLRKIPPQSLEAEMSILGGILLDNEAINRTLEIIEAEDFYRESHRKLFRAMVELSSRSEPCDLITLTDLLKRHGELEEIGGAAYLATLVDYVPTAANIAYYCKIVKEKSVSRRLITAATEIVTMGYDAETTVDELLDSAQKSIFEISDNKLRPAFTPVGAILKDTFRHIETLYEKKEHVTGVPTGYYDLDKMTAGFQRGDLIIIAGRPSMGKTAFALNIAQYAAAHADSPAPAAIFSLEMSKEQLVMRLLCSESRVDASRLRTGHLIDTDWHKLTSGADKLSKAKLFIDDTPAIPIMEMRAKSRRLKAEHGLGLIVVDYLQLMRGGARVESRQQEISEISRSLKALAKELDVPVVALSQLNRSLESRTDKRPMMSDLRESGAIEQDADVIMFVYRDAVYCDDCKKRDGSCTKGHEKDAEIIIGKQRNGPIGTVNLLFNGEFTRFENLDKQHEY; from the coding sequence ATGTCCGTCGTCGATCTGCGAAAAATTCCCCCCCAGAGCCTGGAAGCCGAGATGTCGATCCTCGGCGGCATTCTCCTCGACAACGAGGCGATCAACCGCACCCTGGAGATCATCGAGGCCGAAGACTTCTACCGCGAATCCCACCGTAAGCTGTTCCGGGCGATGGTGGAGCTTTCCAGCCGCAGCGAGCCGTGCGACCTGATCACCCTCACCGATCTGCTGAAGCGGCACGGCGAGCTGGAGGAAATCGGCGGCGCCGCCTATCTCGCCACCCTGGTCGATTACGTGCCGACGGCGGCCAACATCGCCTACTACTGCAAGATCGTCAAGGAAAAGTCGGTTTCCCGGCGGCTGATCACCGCCGCCACCGAAATCGTCACCATGGGGTACGACGCCGAGACCACCGTCGACGAACTGCTCGACAGCGCCCAGAAGAGCATCTTCGAGATTTCCGACAACAAGCTCCGCCCCGCCTTTACCCCGGTCGGGGCGATCCTCAAGGATACCTTCCGCCACATCGAAACCCTCTACGAGAAGAAGGAGCACGTTACCGGCGTCCCGACCGGCTATTACGACCTGGACAAGATGACGGCCGGCTTCCAGCGCGGCGACCTGATCATCATCGCCGGCCGCCCGTCGATGGGGAAGACCGCCTTCGCCCTCAACATCGCCCAGTATGCCGCGGCCCATGCCGATTCGCCGGCGCCCGCCGCCATCTTCTCCCTGGAGATGAGCAAGGAACAGCTGGTGATGCGGCTGCTCTGCTCCGAGTCGCGGGTCGATGCGAGCCGGCTCCGGACCGGGCACCTGATCGATACCGACTGGCACAAGCTGACCAGCGGTGCCGACAAGCTCTCCAAGGCAAAACTCTTCATCGACGATACCCCGGCGATCCCGATCATGGAGATGCGGGCCAAGTCGCGGCGGCTGAAGGCGGAGCACGGGCTGGGGCTGATCGTTGTCGACTACCTGCAGCTGATGCGCGGCGGCGCCCGGGTCGAGTCACGCCAGCAGGAGATCTCGGAGATCTCCCGCTCGCTCAAGGCCCTGGCCAAGGAACTCGATGTGCCGGTGGTGGCCCTTTCCCAGCTCAACCGCTCCCTGGAGAGCCGGACCGACAAACGCCCGATGATGAGCGACCTGCGGGAGTCGGGGGCCATCGAGCAGGATGCGGACGTGATCATGTTCGTCTACCGCGATGCCGTCTACTGCGACGACTGCAAGAAGCGGGACGGCTCCTGCACCAAGGGGCACGAGAAGGACGCCGAGATCATCATCGGCAAACAGCGTAACGGCCCGATCGGCACGGTGAACCTGCTCTTCAACGGCGAATTCACCCGTTTCGAAAACCTGGATAAGCAGCACGAATACTGA